A stretch of Pseudomonas sp. LRP2-20 DNA encodes these proteins:
- a CDS encoding cbb3-type cytochrome oxidase subunit 3, whose product MDIGMIRGLGTVVVMVAFVGLALWVFSPRRKKDFDEATQLPFADDPGASKHVEQAKASGSKQQ is encoded by the coding sequence ATGGATATCGGGATGATTCGCGGCCTGGGCACCGTCGTGGTGATGGTGGCCTTCGTGGGCCTGGCGCTGTGGGTGTTCAGCCCGCGGCGCAAGAAGGACTTCGACGAAGCGACCCAACTGCCCTTTGCGGATGATCCCGGGGCCAGCAAGCACGTCGAGCAAGCAAAAGCTTCTGGGAGCAAACAACAATGA
- the ccoO gene encoding cytochrome-c oxidase, cbb3-type subunit II, whose amino-acid sequence MKHEAVEKNIGLLAFFMVIAVSVGGLTQIVPLFFQDVTNKPVEGMKPRTALEVEGRDIYIREGCVGCHSQMIRPFRAETERYGHYSVAGESVWDHPFLWGSKRTGPDLARVGGRYSDDWHRAHLYNPRNVVPESKMPAYPWLVENKLDGKDTAKKLEVLRTLGTPYSDADIAGARDAVKGKTEMDALVAYLQGLGTIIKSKR is encoded by the coding sequence ATGAAGCATGAAGCCGTCGAGAAGAACATAGGCCTGCTGGCCTTCTTCATGGTCATCGCCGTGAGCGTCGGTGGCCTGACCCAGATCGTCCCGCTGTTTTTCCAGGACGTCACCAACAAACCGGTCGAAGGCATGAAGCCGCGCACCGCGCTGGAAGTCGAAGGCCGCGACATCTACATCCGCGAAGGCTGCGTGGGTTGCCACTCGCAGATGATCCGCCCGTTCCGCGCCGAAACCGAGCGCTATGGCCACTACTCGGTCGCGGGCGAAAGCGTCTGGGACCACCCGTTCCTGTGGGGCTCCAAGCGCACCGGCCCGGACCTGGCCCGCGTTGGCGGCCGCTACTCCGATGACTGGCACCGCGCGCACCTGTACAACCCGCGCAACGTGGTGCCGGAGTCGAAGATGCCGGCCTACCCGTGGCTGGTCGAGAACAAGCTCGACGGCAAGGACACCGCGAAAAAACTGGAAGTGCTGCGCACCCTTGGCACGCCGTACAGCGACGCCGACATCGCCGGCGCCCGCGACGCGGTCAAGGGCAAGACCGAAATGGACGCACTGGTCGCGTACCTGCAAGGTCTTGGCACCATCATCAAAAGCAAACGGTGA
- the ccoN gene encoding cytochrome-c oxidase, cbb3-type subunit I: protein MSTAISPTAYNYKVVRQFAIMTVVWGILGMGLGVFIASQLVWPQLNLDLPWTSFGRLRPLHTNLVIFAFGGCALFGTSYYVVQRTCQTRLISDSMAAFTFWGWQAVIVGALITLPMGFTTTKEYAELEWPLAILLAIVWVTYGLVFFGTIVKRKTKHIYVGNWFYGAFIVVTAMLHIVNHISLPVSLFKSYSAYAGATDAMIQWWYGHNAVGFFLTTGFLGMMYYFVPKQAERPIYSYRLSIVHFWALITLYIWAGPHHLHYTALPDWAQSLGMVMSIILLAPSWGGMINGMMTLSGAWHKLRTDPILRFLVVSLAFYGMSTFEGPMMAIKTVNSLSHYTDWTIGHVHAGALGWVAMISIGAVYHMIPKLYGREQMHSVGLINAHFWLATIGTVLYIASMWVNGITQGLMWRAINDDGTLTYSFVEALQASHPGYIVRALGGAFFATGMLLMAYNVFRTVRAANPAQAEEAAKIVVVGAH from the coding sequence ATGAGCACAGCAATCAGTCCGACTGCTTATAACTATAAGGTCGTCCGCCAGTTCGCCATCATGACGGTGGTCTGGGGGATCCTTGGCATGGGCCTGGGCGTCTTCATCGCCTCGCAGCTGGTGTGGCCGCAACTGAACCTGGACCTGCCCTGGACCAGCTTCGGCCGCCTGCGCCCCCTGCACACCAACCTGGTCATCTTCGCCTTCGGTGGCTGTGCGCTGTTCGGCACCAGCTACTACGTGGTGCAGCGCACCTGCCAGACCCGGCTGATCTCCGACAGCATGGCCGCCTTCACCTTCTGGGGCTGGCAGGCGGTGATCGTCGGCGCGCTGATCACCCTGCCGATGGGCTTCACCACCACCAAGGAATACGCCGAGCTCGAGTGGCCGCTGGCGATCCTGCTGGCCATCGTCTGGGTCACCTACGGGCTGGTGTTCTTCGGCACCATCGTCAAGCGCAAGACCAAGCACATCTATGTCGGCAACTGGTTCTACGGCGCCTTCATCGTGGTCACCGCGATGCTGCACATCGTCAACCACATCTCGCTGCCGGTAAGCCTGTTCAAGTCGTACTCGGCCTACGCCGGCGCCACCGACGCGATGATCCAGTGGTGGTACGGCCACAACGCGGTGGGCTTCTTCCTCACCACCGGCTTCCTGGGGATGATGTACTACTTCGTGCCCAAGCAGGCCGAGCGGCCGATCTACTCCTATCGCCTGTCGATCGTCCACTTCTGGGCGCTGATCACCCTGTACATCTGGGCCGGCCCGCACCACCTGCACTACACCGCCCTGCCTGACTGGGCGCAGTCGCTGGGCATGGTCATGTCGATCATCCTCCTGGCACCGAGCTGGGGCGGCATGATCAACGGCATGATGACCCTGTCCGGTGCCTGGCACAAACTGCGCACCGACCCGATCCTGCGCTTCCTGGTGGTGTCGCTGGCGTTCTACGGCATGTCCACCTTCGAAGGCCCGATGATGGCCATCAAGACCGTGAACTCGCTGTCGCACTACACCGACTGGACCATCGGCCACGTGCACGCCGGGGCCCTCGGCTGGGTGGCGATGATCTCCATCGGCGCGGTGTACCACATGATCCCGAAACTCTACGGCCGCGAGCAGATGCACAGCGTCGGCCTGATCAACGCGCACTTCTGGCTGGCGACCATCGGCACCGTGCTGTACATCGCCTCGATGTGGGTCAACGGCATCACCCAGGGCCTGATGTGGCGCGCCATCAACGATGACGGCACGCTCACCTATTCCTTCGTCGAAGCCCTGCAGGCCAGCCACCCTGGCTATATCGTCCGCGCCCTGGGCGGTGCGTTCTTCGCCACCGGCATGCTGCTGATGGCCTACAACGTGTTCCGTACCGTACGTGCCGCCAACCCGGCACAGGCCGAGGAAGCCGCCAAGATCGTCGTCGTGGGAGCGCACTGA
- the ccoP gene encoding cytochrome-c oxidase, cbb3-type subunit III yields MTTFWSTYISVLTLGSLIGLAWLLLSTRKGQSNSTTDQTMGHSFDGIEEYDNPLPKWWFWLFVGTLVFGAGYLLLYPGLGNWKGILPGYENGWTGANEWQKEMEKADAKFGPIFAKYAAMPVEEVAKDPQALKMGGRLFASNCSVCHGSDAKGAYGFPNLTDQDWRWGGEPETIKASIMNGRHGVMPAWAEVIGEQGVADVAAFVLTNLDGRRLPEGVKADPVKGKEIFAGNCVACHGPEGKGTPAMGAPNLTHPQAFIYGSSFAQLQQTIRYGRQGQMPAQADIQGNDKVHLLAAYVYSLSQGGAAEAGTAQ; encoded by the coding sequence ATGACCACCTTCTGGAGTACCTACATCAGCGTACTGACCCTCGGCAGCCTGATCGGCCTGGCCTGGCTGTTGCTGTCGACCCGCAAGGGCCAGAGCAACAGCACCACCGACCAGACCATGGGGCACAGCTTCGATGGCATCGAGGAGTACGACAACCCGCTGCCAAAATGGTGGTTCTGGCTGTTCGTCGGCACCCTGGTGTTCGGTGCCGGTTATCTGCTGCTGTACCCGGGCCTGGGCAATTGGAAGGGCATCCTGCCCGGCTACGAGAATGGCTGGACCGGTGCCAACGAGTGGCAGAAGGAGATGGAAAAGGCCGACGCCAAATTCGGCCCGATCTTTGCCAAGTACGCCGCCATGCCGGTGGAGGAAGTGGCCAAGGACCCGCAAGCGCTGAAAATGGGCGGCCGCCTGTTCGCCTCCAACTGCTCGGTGTGCCACGGCTCCGACGCCAAGGGTGCCTACGGCTTCCCTAACCTGACCGACCAGGACTGGCGCTGGGGCGGCGAGCCGGAAACCATCAAGGCGTCGATCATGAACGGCCGCCACGGCGTGATGCCGGCGTGGGCCGAAGTGATCGGGGAACAGGGCGTGGCGGATGTTGCAGCCTTCGTGCTGACCAACCTCGATGGCCGCCGCCTGCCGGAAGGGGTCAAGGCCGACCCGGTCAAGGGCAAGGAGATCTTCGCTGGCAACTGCGTGGCCTGCCACGGGCCTGAGGGCAAGGGCACCCCAGCCATGGGCGCGCCGAACCTGACCCATCCGCAGGCGTTTATCTACGGATCGAGCTTTGCCCAGTTGCAACAGACCATTCGCTATGGCCGCCAGGGGCAGATGCCAGCCCAGGCGGATATCCAGGGCAATGACAAGGTGCACCTGCTGGCAGCCTATGTGTACAGCCTGTCGCAGGGAGGAGCCGCTGAAGCGGGGACCGCCCAGTGA
- a CDS encoding cbb3-type cytochrome oxidase subunit 3, which translates to MEMDIGMIRGLGTLVVMIAFIGLSLWVFNRRRDHDFAEARLLPFVDDRLPPAGQEPAAMTAAVRSKAQ; encoded by the coding sequence ATGGAAATGGACATCGGCATGATCCGCGGCCTGGGCACCCTGGTGGTGATGATCGCCTTCATCGGCCTGTCGCTGTGGGTGTTCAACCGTCGCCGCGACCATGATTTCGCCGAAGCGCGCCTGCTGCCCTTCGTCGACGACCGCCTGCCCCCCGCCGGGCAGGAACCTGCTGCCATGACTGCGGCTGTGAGGAGCAAAGCGCAATGA
- the ccoO gene encoding cytochrome-c oxidase, cbb3-type subunit II, with product MKHEVIEKNVGLLALLMVFAVSIGGLTQIVPLFFQDVTNKPVEGMKPYTALQLEGRDIYIREGCVGCHSQMIRPFRAETERYGHYSVAGESVWDHPFLWGSKRTGPDLARVGGRYSDDWHRAHLYNPRNVVPESKMPSYPWLVAEKVDNSHTDTKMRTLRTLGVPYTDEDIAGARDAVKGKTEMDALVAYLQVLGTAIKNKR from the coding sequence ATGAAACATGAAGTCATCGAGAAAAACGTCGGCCTGCTGGCCCTGCTGATGGTGTTTGCCGTGAGCATCGGCGGCCTGACCCAGATCGTTCCGCTGTTCTTCCAGGACGTCACCAACAAGCCGGTCGAAGGCATGAAGCCCTACACCGCGCTGCAACTGGAAGGCCGCGACATCTACATCCGCGAAGGCTGCGTGGGTTGCCACTCGCAGATGATCCGCCCGTTCCGCGCCGAAACCGAGCGCTACGGCCACTACTCGGTCGCGGGCGAAAGCGTCTGGGACCACCCGTTCCTGTGGGGCTCCAAGCGCACCGGCCCGGACCTGGCCCGGGTCGGCGGCCGTTACTCCGACGACTGGCACCGCGCGCACCTGTACAACCCGCGCAACGTGGTACCGGAATCGAAGATGCCGTCCTACCCCTGGCTGGTCGCCGAAAAGGTCGACAACAGCCACACCGACACCAAGATGCGCACCCTGCGCACCCTGGGCGTGCCGTATACCGACGAGGACATCGCCGGCGCCCGTGACGCGGTCAAGGGCAAGACCGAGATGGACGCCCTGGTCGCCTACCTGCAGGTGCTCGGCACCGCCATCAAGAACAAGAGGTAA
- the ccoN gene encoding cytochrome-c oxidase, cbb3-type subunit I, translating to MNTTSSTAYNYKVVRQFAIMTVVWGIVGMGLGVFIAAQLAWPSLNFDLPWTSFGRLRPLHTNAVIFAFGGCALFATSYYSVQRTCQTTLFAPGLAAFTFWGWQLVILLAAITLPLGYTSSKEYAELEWPIDILITIVWVCYAIVFFGTLMKRNTKHIYVGNWFFGAFILTVALLHIVNNLELPVSLTKSYSVYAGATDAMVQWWYGHNAVGFFLTAGFLGMMYYYVPKQAERPVYSYRLSIVHFWALITLYIWAGPHHLHYTALPDWAQSLGMVMSLILLAPSWGGMINGMMTLSGAWHKLRSDPILRFLVVSLAFYGMSTFEGPMMAIKTVNALSHYTDWTIGHVHAGALGWVAMISIGALYHTIPKVFGKQQMHSLGLINAHFWLATIGTVLYIASMWVNGIAQGLMWRAVNSDGTLTYSFVETLVASHPGFIVRFVGGAIFLSGMFLMAWNTWRTVRSPALDAAPANAQLA from the coding sequence ATGAACACAACCAGCAGTACCGCCTATAACTACAAGGTGGTCCGCCAATTCGCCATCATGACGGTGGTGTGGGGAATCGTCGGGATGGGGCTCGGCGTCTTCATCGCCGCCCAGCTCGCCTGGCCTTCCCTCAACTTCGACCTCCCCTGGACCAGCTTCGGCCGCCTGCGACCCCTGCATACCAATGCGGTGATCTTTGCCTTCGGCGGCTGCGCGCTGTTCGCCACCTCCTATTATTCGGTGCAACGCACCTGCCAGACCACCCTGTTCGCACCGGGCCTGGCCGCGTTCACCTTCTGGGGCTGGCAATTGGTGATCCTGCTGGCGGCCATCACCTTGCCGCTGGGCTACACCAGCTCCAAGGAATACGCCGAGCTGGAATGGCCGATCGACATCCTCATCACCATCGTCTGGGTGTGCTACGCCATCGTGTTCTTCGGCACGCTGATGAAGCGCAACACCAAGCACATCTACGTGGGTAACTGGTTCTTCGGCGCCTTCATCCTCACCGTGGCGCTGCTGCACATCGTCAACAACCTGGAGCTGCCGGTCAGCCTGACCAAATCGTACTCGGTCTATGCCGGCGCCACCGACGCCATGGTGCAGTGGTGGTACGGGCACAACGCGGTAGGTTTCTTCCTCACCGCCGGCTTCCTGGGGATGATGTACTACTACGTGCCCAAGCAGGCCGAACGCCCGGTGTATTCCTATCGCCTGTCGATCGTCCACTTCTGGGCGCTGATCACCCTGTACATCTGGGCCGGCCCGCACCACCTGCACTACACCGCCCTGCCGGACTGGGCGCAATCGCTGGGCATGGTGATGTCGCTGATCCTGCTGGCACCGAGCTGGGGCGGCATGATCAACGGCATGATGACCCTGTCTGGTGCCTGGCACAAACTGCGCAGCGACCCGATCCTGCGCTTTTTGGTGGTGTCGCTGGCGTTCTACGGCATGTCCACCTTCGAAGGCCCGATGATGGCCATCAAGACGGTCAACGCCCTCTCCCACTACACCGACTGGACCATCGGCCACGTGCACGCCGGCGCCCTCGGCTGGGTAGCGATGATTTCGATCGGCGCGCTGTACCACACCATCCCGAAAGTGTTCGGCAAGCAGCAGATGCACAGCCTTGGCCTGATCAACGCGCACTTCTGGCTGGCGACCATCGGCACCGTGCTGTACATCGCCTCGATGTGGGTCAACGGCATCGCCCAGGGCCTGATGTGGCGTGCGGTCAACAGCGACGGCACGCTCACCTACTCGTTCGTGGAAACCCTGGTGGCCAGCCACCCAGGCTTCATCGTGCGCTTCGTCGGTGGCGCGATCTTCCTCAGCGGCATGTTCCTGATGGCCTGGAACACCTGGCGCACCGTGCGTTCGCCGGCGCTTGACGCTGCCCCTGCGAACGCCCAGCTGGCTTGA
- a CDS encoding alpha/beta family hydrolase, with amino-acid sequence MINGQSAGIDGDQWAQVGNVPGLRCDPPRNGGEGGASACLILAHGAGAPMDSDFMNEMAQRLAALGVAVVRFEFPYMAERRNGGGKRPPNPQKVLLECWREVYRQVRPLVTGRLAIGGKSMGGRMASLLADELGADALVCLGYPFYAVGKPEKPRVEHLAGLKTRTLIVQGERDALGNREAVEKYALSPAIEVSWLVAGDHDLKPLKASGFSHEQHLQAAAEKVANFLKV; translated from the coding sequence ATGATTAATGGGCAAAGTGCCGGTATTGACGGGGATCAATGGGCGCAAGTCGGAAATGTCCCAGGCTTGCGCTGCGATCCTCCGCGAAACGGGGGCGAGGGCGGTGCGTCCGCGTGCCTGATCCTGGCCCATGGCGCGGGGGCGCCGATGGACAGCGATTTCATGAACGAAATGGCGCAAAGGCTGGCGGCGCTTGGGGTGGCGGTGGTTCGCTTCGAGTTCCCCTACATGGCCGAGCGGCGTAACGGCGGCGGCAAGCGGCCGCCCAATCCGCAGAAGGTGCTGCTCGAATGCTGGCGCGAGGTGTACCGGCAGGTGCGACCTTTGGTCACGGGCAGGCTGGCCATTGGCGGCAAGTCGATGGGCGGGCGCATGGCCAGTCTGCTGGCCGATGAACTGGGCGCGGATGCGCTGGTGTGCCTGGGGTATCCGTTCTATGCGGTTGGCAAGCCTGAAAAGCCCAGGGTCGAGCACCTGGCAGGGCTGAAGACGCGTACGTTGATCGTGCAGGGGGAGCGGGATGCGCTGGGGAATCGTGAGGCTGTCGAGAAGTATGCGCTGTCACCGGCGATCGAGGTGAGCTGGCTGGTGGCGGGGGATCATGACCTGAAGCCGCTGAAGGCTTCGGGGTTCAGCCATGAGCAGCATCTGCAGGCTGCGGCTGAAAAGGTTGCGAATTTCCTGAAGGTTTAG
- a CDS encoding pyrimidine/purine nucleoside phosphorylase: protein MFQVNEYFNGTVKSIAFAGEEGPATVGVMAPGEYEFGTAKREIMHVVSGALTVKLPGSDNWETFNAGDKFNVPADSKFQLQVKVDTAYLCEYRD from the coding sequence ATGTTCCAGGTCAACGAGTACTTCAACGGCACCGTCAAGTCGATCGCCTTTGCTGGCGAAGAAGGCCCTGCCACTGTGGGCGTGATGGCCCCGGGCGAATACGAGTTCGGCACCGCCAAGCGCGAGATCATGCACGTGGTGTCCGGCGCCCTGACCGTCAAGCTGCCAGGTAGCGACAACTGGGAAACCTTCAACGCTGGCGACAAGTTCAACGTACCGGCCGACAGCAAGTTCCAGCTGCAGGTGAAGGTGGATACTGCCTACCTGTGCGAGTACCGCGACTAA
- a CDS encoding exonuclease domain-containing protein: protein MGHWLVIDLEATTDDGGWPVTEMEIIEIGASLVTREGREVDHFQRFVRPRRRPQLTPFCRELTHISQASVDSAAAFPEVWAHFERWLGHHRGQLQAWVSWGDYDRQQLLQEWRQHAVESLLRELPHINLKQRFAKARHLQRPAGLNGALQLAGMHFCGQQHRALEDARNTARLLPLSLPANGT, encoded by the coding sequence ATGGGCCACTGGTTGGTGATCGACCTGGAAGCCACCACCGATGACGGTGGCTGGCCGGTCACGGAGATGGAAATCATTGAAATCGGCGCCAGCCTGGTGACCCGCGAAGGCCGTGAAGTTGACCACTTCCAGCGTTTCGTGCGGCCCCGGCGGCGGCCACAGCTGACACCGTTCTGCCGGGAGCTTACGCACATCAGCCAGGCCAGTGTCGACAGTGCCGCGGCGTTCCCCGAGGTGTGGGCGCATTTCGAGCGCTGGCTGGGGCACCATCGCGGGCAGCTGCAGGCCTGGGTCAGCTGGGGCGACTACGACCGCCAGCAGCTGCTGCAGGAGTGGCGCCAGCATGCGGTCGAAAGCCTGCTGCGCGAGCTGCCGCACATCAACCTCAAACAGCGCTTCGCCAAGGCCCGCCACCTGCAGCGCCCGGCCGGGCTCAATGGTGCACTGCAGCTGGCCGGCATGCACTTCTGCGGGCAACAGCACCGGGCCCTGGAAGATGCGCGCAACACCGCACGCCTGCTACCCTTGAGCCTGCCTGCGAACGGCACTTGA
- a CDS encoding substrate-binding periplasmic protein — MTPAPGLKVMSTLLMLAATWLAVPAWAAEAIDVKIGAAHFPPYTVRPEQGADTGLLPQLVEALNRLQQDYHFVLVPTSIQRRFGDFQQGRTDMAIFENPEWGWQQIPHQTVDMGLEDAEVFVARKVDGLDQHYFDSLGGKRLALFNGYHYAFANFNPDPTYLRKMYNATLTYSHDSNLLMVQAGRSDIALVTRSYLSDFQARNPESVNQLIASQRVDQVYHHYALLRPDAPISDRQFARLMRNLRDTGELTRIFQPYQITVAAPND; from the coding sequence TTGACTCCAGCGCCCGGCCTGAAGGTAATGTCCACCCTGTTGATGCTGGCTGCAACCTGGCTGGCGGTGCCAGCGTGGGCCGCCGAGGCCATCGACGTGAAGATCGGCGCTGCGCATTTCCCGCCTTATACCGTGCGCCCGGAGCAGGGCGCCGACACCGGTTTGCTGCCACAGCTGGTCGAGGCCTTGAACCGCCTGCAGCAGGACTACCACTTCGTCCTGGTGCCCACCTCCATTCAGCGGCGCTTTGGTGATTTCCAGCAAGGTCGCACCGACATGGCGATCTTCGAGAACCCCGAGTGGGGCTGGCAGCAGATCCCCCACCAGACGGTGGACATGGGTCTGGAGGATGCCGAAGTGTTCGTCGCCAGGAAGGTCGATGGCCTTGACCAGCACTACTTCGATAGCCTGGGTGGCAAGCGCCTGGCGTTGTTCAACGGTTATCACTACGCCTTCGCCAACTTCAACCCCGACCCCACCTACCTGCGCAAGATGTACAACGCGACGCTGACCTACTCCCATGACAGCAACCTGCTGATGGTCCAGGCCGGCCGCTCTGACATCGCCCTGGTGACGCGCTCGTACTTGAGCGACTTCCAGGCCCGCAACCCCGAAAGCGTCAACCAGTTGATCGCTTCGCAGCGCGTCGACCAGGTCTATCACCACTATGCCTTGCTACGCCCCGATGCCCCGATCAGCGATCGCCAGTTCGCCAGGTTGATGCGTAACCTGCGCGACACCGGTGAACTGACGCGCATCTTCCAGCCCTACCAGATCACGGTCGCCGCGCCGAACGACTAA
- a CDS encoding GNAT family N-acetyltransferase, which translates to MPFDAASQPLSFPRWRNLDAEEGDNWLSLTLEGRPLIQVRLVPGDTLQVHVQTLCSQRPQQALWAACYWLLSRDPARQRLAVHLSASVPEALASGLLLACQAEGVYLCERALFWQLPQPWLGASASAAYPQQMQFSNGKRHPRRAPKPRGEVYRRFDARLGAWVSLRTLEIDQDLERFNRWQNNPRVEKFWQEAGSLEQHREYLAKLEADPHALTLIGYFDEQPFAYFEAYWAKEDRIAPFYPADDYDRGIHMLVGEEAHRGPHKVASWLSALVHYLFLDDPRTQRVVAEPRADNGKMIGYMHDQCFHCDKEFDFPHKRAALMILGRERFFERCKLV; encoded by the coding sequence ATGCCGTTCGATGCCGCTTCGCAGCCCCTGTCTTTCCCACGCTGGCGCAACCTCGATGCCGAGGAGGGCGACAACTGGCTGAGCCTGACCCTTGAAGGCCGCCCACTGATCCAGGTGCGCCTGGTGCCAGGTGATACGCTGCAAGTGCATGTGCAGACCCTGTGTTCGCAGCGCCCGCAACAGGCCTTGTGGGCTGCTTGCTACTGGCTGCTGTCGCGTGACCCGGCGCGTCAGCGCCTGGCTGTGCATCTGTCGGCAAGCGTGCCCGAGGCGTTGGCCAGTGGTTTGTTGCTGGCCTGCCAAGCCGAGGGCGTCTACCTGTGCGAACGCGCGTTGTTCTGGCAGTTGCCACAGCCGTGGCTGGGCGCCTCGGCCAGCGCTGCCTACCCGCAGCAGATGCAGTTCAGCAACGGCAAGCGCCACCCGCGCCGGGCACCCAAGCCACGTGGCGAGGTGTATCGCCGGTTCGATGCGCGCCTGGGCGCCTGGGTTTCGCTGCGGACCCTGGAAATCGACCAGGACCTCGAGCGCTTCAACCGCTGGCAGAACAACCCGCGGGTAGAGAAATTCTGGCAGGAAGCGGGCTCGCTGGAGCAGCACCGCGAGTACCTGGCCAAGCTTGAAGCCGACCCCCATGCCTTGACCCTGATTGGCTATTTCGATGAGCAGCCGTTTGCCTACTTCGAAGCTTACTGGGCCAAGGAGGACCGCATCGCGCCGTTCTACCCGGCAGACGACTACGACCGTGGCATCCATATGCTGGTGGGGGAGGAGGCGCACCGTGGCCCGCACAAGGTCGCCAGCTGGCTGTCGGCGCTGGTGCACTACCTGTTTCTGGATGACCCGCGCACCCAGCGGGTGGTGGCTGAGCCGCGCGCCGACAACGGCAAGATGATCGGCTACATGCACGACCAGTGCTTCCATTGCGACAAGGAATTCGACTTCCCGCACAAGCGCGCGGCGCTGATGATTCTGGGGCGGGAGCGGTTCTTCGAGCGCTGCAAGCTGGTCTGA
- a CDS encoding RNA polymerase factor sigma-70, with product MAEQLSTSKCDSPLLQAFVDNRSILVKIAARITGCRSRAEDVVQDAFFRLSAAPQITSSFKAQLSYLFQIVRNLAIDHYRKQAMELKYSGSEEEGLNVVIPNASPEATHINRAALEHIAEALNELPQRTRYAFEMYRLHGVPQKDIAKELGVSPTLVNFMIRDALVHCRKTANRQT from the coding sequence ATGGCGGAACAACTATCCACAAGTAAGTGCGATTCACCATTACTCCAGGCGTTCGTCGACAACCGCAGCATCCTGGTCAAGATCGCGGCGCGCATCACCGGCTGCCGCTCACGCGCCGAGGATGTGGTGCAGGACGCCTTCTTCCGGCTCAGCGCCGCCCCACAGATCACCTCGTCGTTCAAGGCGCAGCTCAGCTACCTGTTCCAGATCGTGCGCAACCTGGCCATCGACCATTACCGCAAGCAGGCGATGGAGCTGAAATACTCAGGCAGCGAAGAGGAAGGCCTGAACGTGGTCATCCCGAACGCTTCGCCCGAGGCCACGCACATCAACCGGGCGGCACTCGAGCATATCGCCGAAGCGCTCAACGAACTGCCCCAGCGCACCCGCTATGCCTTCGAGATGTACCGCCTGCATGGTGTGCCGCAGAAAGACATCGCCAAGGAACTGGGGGTGTCGCCGACCCTGGTCAACTTCATGATTCGCGATGCTTTGGTGCATTGCCGCAAGACTGCCAACCGCCAGACCTGA